From a single Nicotiana tabacum cultivar K326 chromosome 8, ASM71507v2, whole genome shotgun sequence genomic region:
- the LOC142163241 gene encoding uncharacterized protein LOC142163241 yields MPNVLKYNGATDPNEHITAYTCSVKGNDLKDDEIESILLKKFVETLSKGAMMRYQNLRPNLLDSFAMLEDSFVKVYASAIKVATKKSDIFKIKQRENEILREFPKLNLVEYPTVTLADVHNRYQSKIRVKDAHLGAPYGSVYPSRLLTKEQRFTERKLRPNKERHSGTMEAPRLSKYNFNIDVSGIVSAMGRIRDTRWPKPAQSDPSQRNPNLMCEYHGIHGHRTEDCRQLREDMAWLINE; encoded by the exons ATGCCCAATGTCCTAAAGTATAACGGGGCCACGGACCCCAATGAGCACATTACTGCTTATACTTGTTCAGTAAAAGGGAATGACTTAAAGGATGACGAGATTGAATCTatcttgctgaagaaatttgttgAAACACTGTCGAAAGGAGCCATGATGAGGTATCAAAACCTACGCCCGAACTTGCTGGATTCGTTTGCCATGTTGGAAGATTCTTTTGTGAAGGTGTATGCCAGTGCTATCAAGGTTGCTACAAAGAAATCCGACatcttcaagatcaaacaaaggGAAAACGAGATTCTAAGGGAATTT CCAAAACTGAACTTGGTTGAGTATCCCACCGTGACTTTGGCAGATGTACACAACAGATACCAATCGAAGATTAGGGTCAAGGACGCCCATTTGGGAGCCCCCTATGGATCAGTATATCCAAGCAGGCTCTTAACAAAGGAACAAAGGTTCACAGAAAGAAAGTTGAgaccaaacaaggaaag GCATTCAGGGACAATGGAGGCACCCCGATTGTCGAAATACAACTTCAATATCGATGTTTCAGGTATCGTATCGGCtatgggtagaattagggatacTAGATGGCCAAAGCCCGCACAGTCAGATCCTTCCCAAAGGAACCCCAACTTGATGTGTGAATACCACGGCATTCACGGTCATAGGACCGAGGATTGTAGGCAGCTTCGAGAGGATATGGCTTGGCTGATCAATGAATga